In Candidatus Epulonipiscium viviparus, one DNA window encodes the following:
- a CDS encoding extracellular solute-binding protein gives MKLKILLTAALMMALTGCGGDDSENATPVTLTPTGTFPIVAEGEELIIDIFAPLRSGVTTYAREENSLTREFEAHTGLTIDWSEVPSADRMQKLNSIMQSGLYPDVILDHWWSKSEQHLYSEQGILVPLEDLIAEHAPHIQAVLDKYPLVKQNMTLDDGHIYSIPSLDASPQTEANYKMWINQVWLDNLGLEMPTTLDEFTEVIRAFRDEDANGNGDPNDEIALTSSFKSWNSNTMYFLLNSFTYYAQSNKFMYVDDDGKIIYTRTSDDFKEGVKYLNSLFEEGLLDESAFTQDANGLKQIGNNPGENILGACAGGYLGSFLNIGDSDRWKDFSAVAPLIGPEGVRYTIANPAIGSAVLSITTECPSPEAVVRAWDLFFYDEVNDFGIRNFAGEEGIDYVMAEEGDVNAIGEPATYVRLTGNNDRDGRYWNQLGPFYKAEDFMIRYAVEGEGDAETTLHQITLDNYTPYLPDDSMLILPMSFDTDQSREIIDIETAMNAYFDMTFAEFVTGKLDIDEHWDEYVAEMEKIGLSRYLEIYQAKYDQTQK, from the coding sequence ATGAAATTAAAAATATTGTTGACTGCGGCATTAATGATGGCATTGACAGGGTGTGGCGGTGATGATTCTGAAAATGCCACTCCGGTAACATTAACACCAACAGGGACGTTTCCAATTGTTGCCGAAGGCGAAGAGCTGATAATAGATATATTTGCGCCACTGAGATCTGGAGTAACTACATATGCAAGAGAAGAGAATTCATTGACGCGTGAATTTGAGGCTCATACAGGTTTGACAATCGATTGGAGCGAGGTTCCTAGTGCCGATCGAATGCAAAAACTTAATAGTATAATGCAAAGTGGGCTGTATCCGGATGTAATTTTGGATCATTGGTGGTCAAAATCAGAGCAACATTTGTATTCGGAGCAAGGAATTTTGGTACCTTTGGAAGATTTGATTGCCGAGCATGCGCCACATATCCAAGCAGTTCTAGATAAATATCCGCTGGTTAAGCAAAATATGACGCTAGATGATGGGCATATATACTCGATTCCATCGCTAGATGCGAGCCCGCAAACTGAAGCGAATTATAAAATGTGGATCAATCAGGTGTGGCTGGATAATTTAGGATTGGAAATGCCTACCACTTTGGATGAATTTACAGAGGTAATCCGTGCGTTTAGAGATGAAGATGCAAACGGAAATGGCGATCCAAACGATGAAATCGCATTGACTAGCTCGTTTAAAAGTTGGAATTCCAATACGATGTATTTTCTATTAAACAGCTTTACGTATTATGCTCAAAGTAATAAATTTATGTATGTGGATGACGATGGAAAAATAATATATACACGAACTAGTGATGATTTTAAGGAAGGTGTAAAATATCTGAACTCACTATTTGAGGAAGGGTTGCTAGATGAATCGGCATTTACTCAAGATGCGAATGGGCTAAAACAAATTGGAAACAATCCGGGTGAAAATATATTGGGAGCTTGTGCGGGTGGATATTTGGGATCATTCTTAAATATTGGAGATTCTGATAGGTGGAAGGACTTCTCGGCTGTTGCACCGCTAATTGGACCAGAAGGGGTTAGATATACTATTGCCAACCCAGCTATCGGAAGCGCTGTTCTATCAATAACAACGGAATGTCCATCTCCAGAGGCCGTGGTGAGAGCTTGGGATTTATTCTTCTATGACGAAGTGAATGATTTTGGAATACGCAACTTTGCAGGAGAAGAGGGCATTGATTATGTGATGGCAGAAGAGGGCGATGTTAATGCAATCGGCGAGCCTGCAACGTATGTGAGACTTACCGGAAACAATGATCGAGATGGCAGATATTGGAATCAATTGGGACCTTTTTATAAAGCTGAGGACTTTATGATTAGATACGCTGTAGAAGGCGAAGGAGATGCGGAGACCACGTTACATCAAATCACATTAGATAATTACACACCATATCTACCAGATGATAGCATGTTGATTTTGCCTATGTCGTTTGACACAGATCAATCTCGTGAAATTATAGATATCGAAACCGCAATGAATGCGTACTTTGATATGACCTTTGCGGAGTTTGTAACAGGGAAACTAGACATCGATGAGCATTGGGATGAGTATGTAGCGGAAATGGAGAAAATTGGACTTTCAAGATATTTAGAAATTTATCAGGCCAAATATGATCAAACTCAAAAATAA
- the argB gene encoding acetylglutamate kinase, which produces MNRAEILTEALPYIQKYIGKIVVIKYGGNAMLSQDLKQSIVSDIVLLNMVGVKVVLVHGGGPDINDLLKKIGKESTFIDGLRYTDDEDIDYIQMVLCGKTNKELVSLIGKIGAKAVGISGLDATLATAAKMPKYGNVGDITEIDPRLVIDLLEKNYIPVVSSVAFSNGGSLNVNADTFAAKLSIVLKADHFMLLTDVQGVMRNPNDETSLIKEIKVSEVPDLISDGIISGGMIPKVECCTLAVQNGVKQTTIQKGTLKHSILLELLSDDGSGTLFY; this is translated from the coding sequence ATGAATAGAGCAGAAATTTTAACCGAAGCACTACCTTATATTCAAAAGTATATTGGCAAAATTGTTGTTATAAAATATGGCGGAAATGCAATGCTGTCGCAAGATCTAAAACAGTCCATTGTATCAGATATTGTTCTTCTAAATATGGTGGGAGTAAAAGTTGTATTAGTTCATGGCGGTGGCCCCGATATCAACGACTTGCTCAAAAAAATTGGTAAAGAAAGCACTTTTATCGATGGGCTACGCTATACAGATGATGAAGATATTGACTATATTCAAATGGTTTTATGCGGAAAGACAAATAAAGAATTGGTAAGTTTGATTGGTAAGATAGGAGCCAAAGCAGTCGGGATCTCTGGATTAGACGCTACACTGGCTACAGCCGCAAAAATGCCTAAATATGGAAATGTAGGCGACATAACCGAAATTGATCCTCGTTTGGTAATAGATTTGCTTGAAAAAAATTATATTCCAGTTGTATCTTCTGTTGCTTTTTCTAATGGTGGAAGCCTCAATGTCAATGCTGATACATTTGCAGCTAAGCTAAGTATAGTGCTTAAGGCCGACCACTTTATGCTTCTTACTGATGTACAGGGAGTTATGCGTAATCCAAACGACGAAACCTCTCTAATCAAAGAAATCAAAGTTTCTGAAGTTCCAGATCTTATTTCAGACGGAATTATCTCTGGCGGAATGATTCCAAAAGTTGAATGCTGTACACTTGCTGTTCAAAACGGAGTTAAGCAGACTACCATTCAAAAAGGAACTCTCAAACATTCAATTTTGCTTGAGCTTCTATCTGATGATGGCAGTGGAACATTATTTTATTAA